From Deltaproteobacteria bacterium, one genomic window encodes:
- a CDS encoding thrombospondin type 3 repeat-containing protein, whose amino-acid sequence MTPLLAVFNGSCGALAFSACATKNAGFQNLQAQLSFGVTQGQTYLIMAANSCSGTGFLHFALGYDQDKDGVFDSLDNCPSKANLDQANSDPDLLGDVCDNCPTTDNPDQADQDCDGVGTACDTVVDLPCVGDCDGLCTVDVDEVIRVRSIAVDGGLSVPLSSCVVADANNDGVVTVEELVQTVNNALLGGSTGCPYRVRPSGLSGASHFAQATSSSTLSVQLGSGSASRGGSLTIPVSLTGGNGATSAAQVDLLFDAAAFSSPTCIIAARLASTHSAARGLPSVPPAPAGMTRLRVLVADMNNSSTFSDGDIATCTFQINASAPPGVYSLAGEGQVVSDALGNALPSTVTNGSIIVLGATFTPTRTFTKTATPTKTATITKTPTVTPTPTITLTVTPTLALTIGKNHSAVGAGLQAGEFWVGASFNPGGTQTITLSALSPNCLVSSAHDTPGTSSITLRIPAVNPPLWNWPPLASDYFWVQGVEGTSGTCQLQATAAGYLVATATVDIVTPGIAIQLLDSAIATTAPNAAFQLYVGIPYASGSDFYIATTQEARAGGPGITVTVTNSNALAAQLWSPISPSPAQQVSVLIPSGNFWNSGGGLQFDPLAAGTTTVHAAGPNLISTVEASVTVNVTAPTPSGGGGGC is encoded by the coding sequence ATGACTCCGCTGTTGGCGGTGTTCAACGGGAGCTGCGGCGCGCTAGCGTTCAGCGCCTGTGCGACCAAGAACGCGGGTTTCCAGAATTTGCAGGCGCAGCTCAGCTTCGGCGTGACGCAGGGGCAAACATACTTGATCATGGCGGCCAACTCTTGTTCGGGAACCGGGTTCCTGCACTTTGCGCTGGGTTACGATCAGGACAAGGATGGTGTCTTCGACTCCCTCGACAACTGTCCCAGCAAGGCCAACCTCGATCAGGCGAACAGCGACCCCGACTTGCTTGGTGATGTCTGCGACAATTGCCCGACAACGGACAACCCCGACCAGGCGGATCAGGACTGCGACGGGGTGGGCACCGCCTGCGACACCGTCGTCGACCTGCCGTGCGTGGGCGATTGCGACGGCCTGTGTACGGTAGACGTCGATGAAGTCATCAGAGTGAGAAGCATTGCGGTCGACGGCGGGCTCAGCGTACCTCTATCCTCATGCGTCGTCGCCGACGCCAACAACGACGGCGTAGTCACAGTTGAAGAGCTGGTCCAAACTGTGAACAACGCGCTGCTCGGTGGGTCGACCGGTTGCCCCTACCGCGTGCGGCCGAGCGGCCTGAGCGGCGCCAGCCACTTCGCGCAGGCAACCTCCAGCTCTACGCTTTCGGTTCAACTCGGGTCTGGGTCGGCTTCACGTGGCGGCTCCCTCACGATTCCGGTCAGCCTCACTGGCGGCAACGGTGCCACATCAGCAGCACAAGTCGATCTGCTCTTCGACGCCGCTGCGTTCAGCAGTCCGACCTGCATCATTGCCGCGCGTTTGGCGTCGACGCATTCGGCGGCCAGGGGCCTGCCGTCCGTACCACCCGCACCGGCCGGGATGACTCGCCTGCGCGTCCTCGTCGCCGACATGAACAATTCCTCGACCTTCAGCGACGGCGACATCGCCACCTGCACGTTCCAGATCAACGCGTCAGCACCGCCGGGCGTCTACTCGCTCGCGGGCGAGGGTCAGGTGGTGAGCGATGCGCTCGGCAACGCGCTCCCGTCCACCGTGACCAATGGTTCGATCATCGTTCTCGGCGCGACCTTCACGCCTACCCGCACATTCACCAAGACCGCCACGCCGACGAAGACCGCGACGATCACCAAGACACCCACGGTGACGCCGACGCCGACGATCACGCTTACCGTCACGCCCACACTTGCGCTGACGATCGGCAAGAACCACTCTGCCGTCGGCGCCGGCTTGCAGGCGGGTGAGTTCTGGGTAGGCGCCAGCTTCAATCCCGGGGGTACGCAAACCATCACGCTCAGCGCGCTCTCGCCGAATTGCCTGGTATCGTCAGCGCACGACACGCCCGGCACCAGTTCCATCACTCTTAGGATTCCCGCGGTGAATCCACCGTTGTGGAACTGGCCGCCGTTGGCCTCCGACTATTTCTGGGTGCAAGGAGTCGAAGGCACCAGCGGCACGTGCCAGCTCCAGGCCACCGCCGCCGGTTACCTGGTCGCGACGGCGACGGTGGACATCGTCACACCCGGAATTGCAATCCAGCTTCTCGACAGCGCCATCGCCACCACGGCGCCGAACGCCGCCTTCCAATTGTACGTGGGCATTCCCTACGCGAGTGGGTCGGATTTCTACATTGCCACGACGCAGGAAGCCCGCGCCGGTGGCCCTGGGATTACCGTCACCGTGACCAACAGCAACGCACTCGCCGCCCAGTTGTGGTCGCCGATCTCTCCCTCACCCGCACAGCAGGTCAGCGTTCTGATCCCATCGGGCAACTTTTGGAACAGCGGCGGTGGTCTGCAATTCGACCCGCTCGCCGCCGGCACCACCACCGTTCACGCCGCCGGTCCCAACTTGATCTCAACCGTCGAGGCAAGCGTGACCGTAAACGTCACCGCGCCCACGCCCAGCGGCGGCGGGGGCGGGTGCTAG
- a CDS encoding cytochrome c produces the protein MTQPRRIVLAAAAALLLIPTLSLADPRLDYILNCQGCHGADGGGATGAVPNLRGQMATFLRVPGGREYLVRVPGTSQSELNDARIAGLLNWMLRQFSPEQMPPAFSPYSEAEVARVRRPPLTDVAGVRRQLVQAIEALDNGAPSH, from the coding sequence GTGACGCAACCCCGACGCATCGTTCTCGCTGCCGCGGCCGCGCTGCTACTGATTCCGACGCTGAGTCTGGCTGATCCACGCCTCGACTACATTCTGAACTGCCAAGGCTGCCACGGAGCCGATGGCGGCGGTGCCACTGGCGCAGTGCCAAACTTGCGCGGACAGATGGCAACGTTCCTGCGCGTACCCGGCGGCAGAGAGTATCTTGTCCGCGTGCCGGGCACCTCGCAGTCGGAACTCAACGACGCGCGCATCGCCGGGTTGCTCAATTGGATGCTGCGGCAATTCAGCCCCGAGCAAATGCCGCCCGCGTTCTCGCCCTACAGCGAGGCCGAGGTCGCGCGCGTGCGCCGGCCGCCGCTCACCGACGTAGCCGGAGTCCGCCGCCAACTCGTGCAAGCGATCGAGGCGCTCGACAACGGCGCGCCATCACACTGA
- a CDS encoding methylamine dehydrogenase (amicyanin) light chain, whose translation MNRIDRWFTTAAREVARHSSRRGFLARAAAVLVGGASLPLLPVARAQGESRAPAPGEPDPSLPAGDPSSCDYWRHCAIDGFLCSCCGGTQRTCPPGTEMSPVTWIGTCRNPLDDKDYIISYNDCCGKHVCGLCFCHRNEGDKPIYFTHRANDVNWCFGTKSVVYNCSTAIVLGVATES comes from the coding sequence ATGAATCGGATTGATCGCTGGTTCACAACCGCCGCCCGTGAGGTGGCGCGCCACAGCTCGCGCCGCGGATTCCTCGCGCGCGCGGCGGCGGTGCTCGTCGGCGGCGCGTCGTTACCGCTGCTACCGGTCGCGCGCGCCCAGGGCGAGTCGCGGGCGCCGGCCCCGGGTGAGCCCGATCCCTCGCTCCCCGCGGGTGACCCGTCGAGTTGTGACTACTGGCGCCACTGCGCCATCGACGGCTTTCTGTGTAGCTGTTGCGGCGGGACGCAGCGGACTTGTCCACCCGGCACCGAGATGTCGCCGGTCACCTGGATCGGGACCTGTCGCAATCCACTCGACGACAAGGACTACATCATCTCGTACAACGATTGCTGCGGGAAACACGTTTGCGGTCTCTGTTTCTGCCATCGCAACGAAGGCGACAAGCCGATTTACTTCACGCACCGCGCCAACGATGTGAATTGGTGCTTTGGAACCAAGAGCGTGGTCTACAACTGTTCGACTGCGATCGTCCTCGGGGTCGCGACCGAGTCGTGA
- the mauD gene encoding methylamine dehydrogenase accessory protein MauD: protein MFDALIISNIVLWIAVIALAAIVFALMRQIGVLHERVAPAGALMSGGGPQVGEPAPVFEIADWSGTLRRVGGAASDGLSTLLLFVSPTCPVCKTLLAIATAVVSSERTWLRLVLASDGTRAEHDAFVREHRIDQYPYLLSTELGVTYHVSKLPYAVLIDAAGVIRAKGLVNTREHLESLFEAKERGVASVQEYIQRERNRRVA from the coding sequence ATGTTCGACGCGCTGATCATCTCCAACATCGTGCTGTGGATCGCGGTCATTGCGCTGGCCGCCATCGTCTTCGCGTTGATGCGGCAGATCGGCGTCCTGCACGAGCGCGTCGCTCCCGCCGGCGCGCTGATGAGCGGTGGTGGTCCACAGGTGGGTGAGCCGGCGCCTGTCTTCGAAATCGCCGACTGGTCCGGCACGCTTCGCCGCGTCGGCGGCGCCGCGAGCGACGGACTCAGCACCTTGCTTCTGTTCGTGTCGCCCACCTGCCCTGTCTGCAAGACGCTGCTCGCCATTGCAACCGCGGTCGTCTCTAGCGAGCGCACGTGGCTGCGGCTAGTCCTAGCGAGCGACGGTACGCGCGCCGAGCACGACGCGTTCGTGCGCGAACACCGCATCGACCAGTACCCGTACCTGCTCTCCACCGAACTTGGCGTGACGTATCATGTCAGCAAGTTGCCGTACGCGGTGCTGATCGACGCCGCCGGCGTGATCCGCGCCAAAGGCTTGGTCAACACCCGCGAGCATTTGGAGAGTCTGTTTGAAGCCAAGGAACGCGGCGTCGCCTCGGTGCAGGAGTACATCCAACGCGAGCGCAACCGCCGCGTGGCCTAG
- a CDS encoding methylamine utilization protein MauE, giving the protein MKASMITAWWSLDPVLRIALHTGLALLLLSAASHKLRGFRAFKAALAGYDLVSDRWLTEVSRLVIGFELVTGLSLLLLGGFVPALAVAALLAMYTFAIAINLRRGRRDIDCGCAGPARHVPLGPGLVGRNILLIAAALIAVLPATPRSLVWLDAVTVFAAVAMLALLYSAAETALANAGRLRSADHSLLTEAMES; this is encoded by the coding sequence GTGAAGGCGTCGATGATTACCGCGTGGTGGTCGCTGGACCCCGTGCTGCGCATCGCCCTGCACACGGGCTTGGCGCTCCTGCTGCTCTCAGCGGCGAGCCACAAGCTGCGTGGCTTCCGTGCATTCAAGGCTGCGCTCGCGGGCTACGATCTGGTGTCGGATCGTTGGCTCACCGAGGTGTCGCGGTTGGTCATCGGCTTTGAACTCGTCACCGGATTGAGCCTGCTTCTTCTCGGCGGGTTCGTCCCCGCGCTCGCGGTCGCGGCGCTGCTGGCGATGTATACCTTCGCCATCGCCATCAACCTGCGGCGCGGCCGGCGCGACATCGATTGCGGCTGCGCCGGGCCGGCGCGGCACGTGCCACTCGGACCGGGACTGGTCGGACGGAACATACTGCTCATAGCCGCCGCGTTGATCGCGGTGTTGCCGGCGACGCCGCGATCATTGGTGTGGCTCGATGCGGTTACTGTGTTCGCCGCAGTCGCGATGCTGGCTTTGCTGTACAGCGCAGCCGAGACGGCGCTCGCCAATGCGGGCCGGCTACGCTCGGCCGATCACTCGCTCCTCACCGAGGCGATGGAGAGCTGA
- a CDS encoding alpha/beta hydrolase — MSGDYHGATNRCNRLARVPGRLDSPRVLHTSTMPEYSERFFRSGTLRIHFRDWGNADAPPLIIVHGMRDHSHSFDDLARGLLDQYHVLALDLRGHGDSETTPYYSFGHFVLDLHNMVRALRLERPVLIGHSMGGEVVGHFSGCFPDVPSRLVIIEGLGPPPSDMEEEVRWTIDGFARTDRAFAGHPGLKDLDAAYRRLRERNPRLLEAKARELALLGTRAREDGTLEWKFDSMLTTMSLTGPYNLAYHMALWQRITAPALLIHGAESGEFWREKPGAIYLEPDDLQRRLGCFHDARFVEIAGAGHMVHFDRPRELVTAIRQFVLGDKA; from the coding sequence GTGAGCGGCGACTACCACGGAGCGACCAATCGCTGCAACCGTCTTGCGCGGGTGCCCGGTCGTCTCGACTCGCCGAGAGTGCTACACACCAGCACCATGCCGGAATACAGCGAGCGATTTTTCCGCAGCGGCACGCTGCGCATTCACTTCCGCGATTGGGGCAACGCCGACGCACCGCCGCTGATCATCGTGCACGGGATGCGCGATCACTCGCATTCGTTCGACGATCTCGCGCGCGGCCTGTTGGATCAGTACCACGTCCTCGCCCTCGATCTGCGCGGGCACGGCGATAGCGAGACGACGCCGTACTACAGCTTCGGGCACTTCGTGCTCGATCTGCACAACATGGTGCGCGCGCTGCGTTTGGAGCGGCCGGTGTTGATCGGCCATTCGATGGGCGGGGAGGTGGTCGGCCATTTCAGCGGGTGCTTTCCCGACGTGCCGTCGCGCCTCGTCATCATCGAGGGTCTCGGTCCGCCGCCGTCCGACATGGAGGAAGAAGTCCGCTGGACGATCGACGGCTTTGCGCGCACCGACCGCGCCTTTGCCGGCCATCCTGGTCTCAAGGACTTGGATGCCGCATATCGCCGGCTGCGCGAACGCAACCCGCGGCTGCTCGAGGCCAAGGCGCGCGAGTTGGCGCTGCTGGGCACGCGAGCGCGCGAAGACGGGACGCTGGAGTGGAAATTCGACTCGATGCTGACCACGATGTCGCTGACCGGGCCGTACAACCTCGCGTACCACATGGCGCTATGGCAGCGCATCACCGCTCCGGCGCTACTCATCCACGGGGCAGAGTCGGGTGAGTTCTGGCGCGAGAAACCGGGCGCGATCTACCTTGAGCCGGACGATCTGCAACGTCGACTCGGCTGCTTTCACGATGCGCGCTTCGTAGAGATCGCGGGCGCCGGACATATGGTCCACTTCGACCGTCCGCGCGAGTTAGTCACCGCCATTCGCCAGTTCGTCTTGGGCGACAAGGCGTGA
- a CDS encoding VOC family protein: MATTAKPIPDGLQRATPYLCCKDAAGAIEFYKKAFGAIETMRLAEPSGRIGHAEIKIGDAPIMLSDEYPEMDVRSPLSFGGSPVMIHLYVPDVDALTKQAVAAGATLVRPLEDQFYGDRSGTLADPFGHRWMIATHKEDVSPEELGKRYAALMKQ; the protein is encoded by the coding sequence ATGGCCACGACAGCGAAACCGATTCCGGACGGCCTTCAGCGTGCGACCCCGTACTTGTGTTGCAAGGACGCCGCGGGCGCCATCGAGTTCTACAAGAAGGCATTTGGCGCAATTGAAACGATGCGGCTAGCCGAACCCAGCGGCCGGATCGGGCACGCGGAGATCAAAATCGGCGACGCCCCGATCATGCTCTCCGACGAATACCCCGAGATGGACGTCCGCAGTCCACTGTCGTTCGGCGGCTCGCCGGTGATGATTCATCTCTACGTACCCGACGTGGATGCGCTGACCAAGCAAGCCGTCGCCGCGGGCGCGACACTCGTGCGCCCATTGGAGGATCAGTTCTACGGCGACCGCTCCGGCACGTTGGCGGACCCCTTTGGCCATCGCTGGATGATCGCCACCCACAAGGAAGACGTGTCACCCGAGGAACTGGGAAAACGCTACGCCGCGCTCATGAAGCAATAG
- a CDS encoding VOC family protein, which translates to MTNQQPVLGLLDLVVRDMDATLAFYRRLGLEIPDSAVWRTASGAHHVNLDLPNGFHLHFDSVALAKSFNRGWPEQAATGTRTIIGFSVSSREAVDDRYADLVATGYTGRQPPYDTFWGARYAVIEDPDGNHVGLMSPLDPARRSAGPAL; encoded by the coding sequence ATGACCAACCAACAACCGGTGCTCGGCCTGTTGGACCTCGTCGTTCGCGACATGGATGCCACGCTGGCCTTCTATCGACGCCTCGGCCTGGAGATCCCGGACAGCGCAGTCTGGCGCACCGCCAGCGGCGCCCACCACGTCAACCTGGATTTGCCAAACGGGTTCCACCTCCACTTCGACAGCGTCGCACTGGCGAAGAGCTTCAACCGAGGCTGGCCGGAGCAGGCCGCCACCGGAACGAGGACCATCATAGGATTCTCCGTATCATCGCGGGAGGCCGTCGACGATCGCTACGCTGATCTCGTTGCTACAGGTTACACCGGCCGTCAACCGCCGTACGACACATTCTGGGGCGCCCGCTACGCCGTGATCGAGGATCCTGACGGTAACCATGTCGGCCTCATGAGTCCTCTCGATCCGGCGAGGAGAAGTGCAGGGCCCGCGCTCTGA
- a CDS encoding VOC family protein — MAKRSLSEQLDEALEATMAAPDSPLPRVDASLAALLRIAADLRDLPREDFKARLKNDLQTSGSTPGKVKPVPEGYHTATPCLVIRDAARAIEFYKQAFGAMELTRHADPNGTILHAEIQVGDSRIAIADEVEEWGNYSPQSLGGSPVIMSLYVDDVDALADRAIAGGAKMIFPIADQFYGDRCGRLADPFGHIWIVSTHTEDVSPEEMQRRMQASTQQPPAAEAGAEQAKPSYTVEPYFPVRGAARLIDFLQQAFGAEETSRDLRPDGTIAHAEVRIGDSLISTGDSAEIEPMPTAIHLYVPDTDAVYLRALRAGSTSMEEPADQDYGERSAGVRDPFGNHWYIATYMGAHARAGATHIPQGLHVATPYLHPHGAPDLIDFLKRAFEAEEVFRAQGPDGTVHHAKIRIGESIVEMGEAHGPYQPMPSVFHLYVNETDAAYRRALAAGALSLSEPANQPWGFRNAGVQDPGGNQWWINTPIQKVTALESAAPSAPIAVAASPPEFRSVTPFLQVRDVSTAIDFLKEAFGAEVITFDRGGDPPHDHADLRIGDSMVMMGETIPGFEPTSAAFYLQVDDADVVYRRALKAGLTSMEAPQDKPWGDRMAHVKDALGNSWFIAAQKKDGQH; from the coding sequence ATGGCTAAGCGAAGCCTGAGCGAACAACTCGACGAGGCCCTGGAGGCGACCATGGCTGCCCCCGATAGCCCGCTGCCGCGCGTCGATGCGAGTCTGGCCGCGTTGTTGCGCATCGCCGCCGATCTGCGTGATCTGCCGCGCGAGGATTTCAAAGCGCGTCTCAAGAACGATCTCCAGACCAGCGGATCAACACCCGGCAAAGTGAAGCCGGTCCCCGAGGGCTATCACACCGCGACGCCGTGTTTGGTCATCCGGGACGCGGCCCGCGCGATCGAATTCTACAAGCAGGCGTTCGGAGCGATGGAACTAACCCGCCACGCCGACCCCAATGGAACGATCCTGCACGCGGAAATCCAGGTCGGCGATTCGCGGATCGCGATCGCGGACGAAGTCGAGGAGTGGGGCAACTACAGCCCGCAGTCGCTCGGTGGCTCGCCAGTAATCATGTCGCTCTACGTCGACGACGTCGATGCGCTCGCCGACCGAGCAATCGCCGGCGGTGCGAAAATGATCTTCCCCATCGCCGATCAGTTCTACGGCGACCGCTGCGGTCGATTGGCGGATCCGTTTGGCCACATTTGGATTGTCTCGACGCACACCGAAGACGTCTCGCCTGAAGAAATGCAGAGACGAATGCAAGCGTCGACGCAACAACCGCCAGCCGCGGAAGCCGGCGCCGAGCAAGCCAAGCCCTCGTACACCGTCGAGCCATACTTTCCGGTGCGCGGCGCGGCCAGACTGATCGACTTCCTCCAACAGGCATTCGGAGCGGAAGAGACCTCGCGCGATCTGCGGCCGGACGGCACGATCGCGCACGCCGAGGTCAGGATCGGCGATTCGCTGATCTCGACCGGCGACTCGGCGGAAATCGAGCCGATGCCGACCGCCATTCATCTCTACGTTCCCGATACCGATGCGGTGTACCTGCGCGCGCTGCGCGCGGGCTCCACATCGATGGAAGAACCAGCGGATCAGGACTATGGCGAACGCAGCGCGGGCGTGCGCGACCCGTTCGGCAATCATTGGTACATCGCCACTTACATGGGAGCCCACGCCCGCGCGGGCGCGACCCACATCCCGCAGGGCTTGCACGTCGCCACGCCATATCTGCATCCGCACGGGGCGCCTGACCTGATCGACTTCCTGAAGCGCGCCTTCGAGGCGGAGGAGGTCTTCCGCGCGCAAGGTCCCGACGGCACGGTTCATCACGCCAAGATTCGGATCGGCGAATCCATCGTCGAGATGGGCGAGGCGCACGGCCCCTATCAGCCGATGCCGTCGGTCTTCCACTTGTACGTGAACGAGACCGACGCCGCGTACCGACGAGCGCTCGCTGCCGGCGCGCTCTCGCTGAGCGAGCCGGCGAACCAGCCGTGGGGTTTCCGCAACGCTGGCGTGCAGGATCCGGGCGGTAATCAGTGGTGGATCAACACCCCCATCCAGAAAGTCACCGCCCTGGAGAGCGCTGCTCCGTCCGCGCCGATCGCGGTCGCGGCGAGCCCCCCGGAGTTTCGCAGCGTCACGCCATTTCTTCAGGTGCGCGACGTGAGCACGGCGATCGACTTCTTGAAGGAGGCGTTCGGTGCCGAGGTGATCACCTTCGATCGCGGCGGCGACCCGCCGCACGACCACGCCGACCTGCGCATCGGCGACTCGATGGTGATGATGGGCGAAACGATCCCCGGATTCGAACCCACGTCTGCCGCTTTCTATTTGCAGGTTGACGATGCCGACGTAGTGTATCGGCGCGCCCTCAAAGCCGGCCTGACGTCGATGGAAGCGCCGCAGGACAAACCGTGGGGCGACCGCATGGCGCACGTCAAGGACGCCCTCGGCAACTCGTGGTTCATCGCCGCGCAGAAAAAGGACGGACAGCACTAA
- a CDS encoding sigma-70 family RNA polymerase sigma factor: MAAGDVALKVRAPESAERVAIEAAQNDPSRFAELYENNFERVYAFIARRVGDRDEAQDLTSDVFHRALANLGHFEWRGVPFAAWLFRIASNAIADRAQRAAKARTIAPLDDGPEPVGLEEIEHRARLFRLVDLLPAEQRRVIVMRFAAEKKIGEIARELGRSEGAVKQLQFRALQNLRARIGKDNG; encoded by the coding sequence ATGGCTGCGGGAGACGTTGCATTGAAGGTTCGCGCACCAGAATCGGCTGAACGGGTCGCGATCGAGGCCGCGCAAAATGACCCCAGCCGGTTCGCGGAACTTTACGAGAACAACTTCGAACGCGTGTACGCCTTCATCGCGCGCCGCGTCGGCGACCGCGACGAAGCCCAGGACCTGACCTCCGACGTCTTCCATCGGGCGCTCGCCAATCTCGGACACTTCGAGTGGCGCGGCGTGCCATTCGCCGCCTGGTTGTTCCGCATCGCTTCAAACGCCATCGCCGATCGAGCACAGCGTGCGGCCAAGGCGCGCACGATCGCACCGCTCGATGATGGTCCAGAGCCAGTCGGCCTCGAAGAGATCGAACACCGCGCGCGGCTCTTCCGGCTGGTTGACCTACTCCCGGCGGAGCAGCGCCGCGTCATCGTCATGCGTTTCGCTGCGGAGAAGAAGATTGGCGAAATCGCGCGCGAGCTCGGGCGTAGCGAAGGCGCCGTCAAGCAGTTGCAGTTTCGCGCGCTGCAGAATCTGCGCGCGCGCATAGGTAAAGACAATGGCTAA
- a CDS encoding VOC family protein — protein sequence MIDHFNLPVSDLARSRRFYERVLAPLGFQFLMQDGDAVGFGTDTWRFGIVATLTPFPSLHLAFTAGSRVAVDGFFEAATSLGAQANGPPGIRPHYDPDYYAAFVLDPDGHNIEAVCRKRSAG from the coding sequence ATGATCGATCACTTCAATCTTCCGGTCAGCGATCTTGCGCGCAGCCGCCGCTTCTACGAGCGCGTGCTAGCACCGCTGGGGTTTCAATTTCTCATGCAGGATGGCGACGCCGTCGGGTTCGGAACGGACACGTGGCGGTTTGGCATCGTCGCAACGCTGACACCGTTTCCAAGTTTGCATCTCGCGTTCACCGCCGGCAGCCGGGTTGCGGTTGACGGATTTTTCGAAGCTGCCACATCGCTCGGAGCGCAAGCCAACGGTCCCCCTGGAATCCGGCCGCACTACGATCCCGATTACTACGCCGCGTTCGTGCTTGATCCCGACGGGCACAACATCGAGGCAGTCTGCCGCAAGCGGAGCGCTGGCTAA
- a CDS encoding DUF2442 domain-containing protein, with translation MGILALSADERVRDVRVSADTLTVDLMDGRTISVPLLWYPRLAAGTSKQRANWQPCAAGYGIHWPDLDEDLSTEGLLRGAPAPRSSAPRLSKVSSGRRKARRG, from the coding sequence ATGGGTATCCTCGCGCTCAGCGCTGATGAGAGAGTCCGAGATGTCCGAGTTTCCGCAGACACGCTGACGGTCGACTTGATGGATGGCCGTACTATCTCTGTGCCGCTGCTGTGGTATCCCAGGTTGGCTGCTGGCACATCGAAGCAACGAGCCAACTGGCAACCTTGCGCAGCCGGGTACGGCATCCATTGGCCGGACCTCGACGAGGATCTCAGCACCGAGGGCTTGCTACGCGGAGCACCGGCACCGCGATCGTCGGCACCACGCCTATCAAAGGTATCCAGCGGACGGCGAAAAGCGCGCCGCGGCTGA
- a CDS encoding DUF4160 domain-containing protein, with protein sequence MPTLLRNGPYRVYFFSHEPNEPAHVHVDRDDCSAKFWLQPLALARNFGFPPNELRKVKTLIENICDKLLEAWHGYPRAQR encoded by the coding sequence ATGCCGACGCTCTTGAGAAACGGGCCGTATCGCGTGTATTTCTTCAGCCATGAGCCGAACGAACCGGCGCACGTGCATGTGGACCGCGATGACTGCTCCGCCAAGTTCTGGTTGCAGCCGCTCGCCTTGGCGCGGAACTTTGGCTTCCCGCCCAACGAACTGCGGAAGGTGAAGACCTTGATCGAGAACATTTGCGACAAACTGCTGGAGGCATGGCATGGGTATCCTCGCGCTCAGCGCTGA